The Lasioglossum baleicum chromosome 12, iyLasBale1, whole genome shotgun sequence genome includes a region encoding these proteins:
- the LOC143214706 gene encoding uncharacterized protein LOC143214706 isoform X2, translating to METRSSDQLFLLNHFESQIVGAKLPSNGQLLRVLFYNMRKVNLNLRESAALVMKEVEIFWEKTRIPIKKTSDSINKVEKLYNKWRTLNKTANRQNDLQRKREQEFIDSLEDLFDIAHANALEMISVEEDKIFLLQQREKRRIGSMASIDRKLVEKEERQAERKEQQEMRWQRAQESSINDSVQLESTSTSSDEETEVPLARTIEILSDEPQVPDGDDTEAEDYNIPGPSNPKKRRGKQKLYHRVVGPIKRRQSSLRQKNGIYHSK from the exons ATGGAAACAAGGAGCAGTGATCAGTTATTCCTATTAAATCACTTTGAGTCACAAATTGTTGGGGCTAAATTACCAAGCAACGGACAACTTTTACGTGTATTGTTCTATAATATGCGAAAAGTGAACTTAAATCTACGTGAAAGTGCGGCTTTAGTGATGAAAGAAGTAGAAATTTTCTGGGAAAAGACGAgaattccaataaaaaaaacatcggaTAGTATTAATAAAGTGGAAAAACTATACAACAAATGGCGAACGCTTAATAAAACCGCGAATCGCCAAAATGATCTACAGAGAAAGCGAGAACAAGAATTTATAGATTCATTAGAGGATTTATTCGATATCGCACATGCGAATGCCTTAGAAATGATTTCTGTAGAGGAAGATAAGATATTCCTCCTGCAGCAGAGGGAAAAGAGACGAATCGGTTCGATGGCATCTATTGATCGTAAATTAgtagagaaagaagaaagacaagCAGAGCGGAAGGAACAACAAGAGATGCGGTGGCAACGGGCTCAGGAATCATCGATCAATG attCAGTACAATTAGAATCAACGTCCACATCCAGTGATGAAGAGACAGAAGTCCCGTTAGCAAGAACCATAGAAATTCTTTCGGACGAGCCTCAGGTACCTGACGGTGATGACACCGAGGCAGAGGACTACAATATACCTGGGCCGAGTAACCCCAAGAAAAGACGAGGAAAGCAGAAG TTATACCATCGGGTAGTGGGGCCAATCAAGCGTCGGCAATCTTCTCTAAGACAGAAAAATGGAATTTATCACAGC